The following coding sequences lie in one Myxococcus xanthus genomic window:
- a CDS encoding BamA/TamA family outer membrane protein, with protein sequence MPCVPLLLPALLVATSLAAAPSTPEASSDAPAQGLASAIDNYEDALIDEALARHGRVLEPAPEGKILEEVLVDTEDVVAEIDPFPDFLNIFHARTRDDVVRREVLLQVGAPYSDALAQETARNLRGLRLFSMVRLVAVKGRTPDSVALMAVTKDIWSLRLNSDFAAVGSLLQYLKLQGTEQNFLGRGKRIAVDFVLRQDTLSLGQSYTDPRVLGSRWSLSESIAVIQGRETGKTEGSRGSLAVSRPLYSLSTPWSASASVSWNVETNRVYRGASIWQLPFPGGPAVPYIYRTEEVVGGFSYTRSHGTRYKWNVGGTVGAYHYAYGAPLASGLSPEQSEWFNRNYLPRAEDAGYVGLSLRAFDARYEVLRDVDSYVLAEDFQMGHWVAATLRYAPPVFGEQSHFVEGGLALRYRLRLGDTLTTASMSGAIRRPLGPGGAWTNRRWAAELIEVSPKVLGGRFVARGLLDVNIDDLFDRIHLLGGANGLRGAGADAYSGRRLLLFNLEYRSRPIVVKTVHLGGVLFWDSGSAFNDRPAMVHTVGMGLRLLFPQFNVLPFRVDFGYVLNDARPPVGSRFSFAGGQMTDVRPNFMETPL encoded by the coding sequence ATGCCTTGCGTGCCGCTTTTGCTGCCTGCGTTGCTCGTCGCCACGTCTCTCGCGGCCGCGCCTTCCACGCCGGAAGCGTCGTCTGACGCGCCAGCGCAGGGCCTCGCGTCGGCCATCGACAACTACGAGGACGCGCTGATTGACGAGGCCCTGGCCCGGCACGGACGGGTGCTGGAGCCTGCGCCGGAGGGCAAGATTCTGGAAGAGGTGTTGGTGGACACCGAGGACGTGGTGGCCGAAATCGACCCCTTCCCGGACTTCCTCAACATCTTCCATGCCCGGACGCGGGACGACGTCGTCCGGCGCGAGGTGCTGCTCCAGGTGGGGGCGCCGTACTCGGACGCGCTCGCCCAGGAGACGGCGCGCAACCTGCGCGGGCTGCGCCTGTTCTCCATGGTCCGCCTGGTGGCGGTGAAGGGCCGCACGCCGGACTCGGTGGCGCTGATGGCCGTCACCAAGGACATCTGGTCGCTGCGGCTCAACAGTGACTTCGCGGCGGTGGGCTCGCTGCTCCAGTACCTGAAGCTGCAGGGCACGGAGCAGAACTTCCTGGGGCGCGGCAAGCGCATCGCCGTGGACTTCGTGCTGCGGCAGGACACCCTCAGCCTGGGGCAGAGCTACACCGACCCGCGTGTGCTGGGCAGCCGCTGGTCACTGAGTGAGTCCATCGCCGTCATCCAGGGCCGGGAGACGGGCAAGACGGAGGGCTCGCGCGGCAGCCTCGCGGTGAGCCGGCCCTTGTACTCGCTGTCCACGCCGTGGAGCGCCAGCGCCTCCGTGTCCTGGAACGTGGAGACCAACCGCGTCTACCGGGGCGCGTCCATCTGGCAGCTGCCATTCCCGGGCGGGCCCGCGGTGCCCTACATCTACCGGACCGAAGAGGTGGTGGGCGGCTTCTCGTACACGCGCTCGCATGGCACCCGCTACAAGTGGAACGTGGGCGGCACGGTGGGGGCCTACCATTACGCCTACGGCGCGCCGCTGGCATCCGGCCTCTCGCCGGAGCAGTCGGAGTGGTTCAACCGCAACTACCTGCCGCGCGCCGAGGACGCGGGCTACGTCGGGCTGAGCCTGCGCGCCTTCGACGCGCGCTACGAGGTGCTGCGGGACGTGGACTCGTACGTCCTGGCCGAGGACTTCCAGATGGGGCACTGGGTGGCGGCCACCCTGCGCTACGCGCCGCCGGTGTTCGGCGAGCAAAGCCACTTCGTCGAAGGCGGGCTGGCGCTGCGCTACCGCCTGCGGCTGGGGGACACGCTCACCACCGCGTCCATGTCGGGCGCCATCCGCCGGCCGCTGGGGCCGGGGGGCGCGTGGACCAATCGGCGCTGGGCGGCGGAGCTGATTGAAGTGTCGCCCAAGGTGCTGGGCGGGCGCTTCGTGGCGCGCGGGCTGCTGGACGTGAATATCGATGACTTGTTCGACCGCATCCACCTGCTGGGCGGCGCCAACGGCCTGCGCGGCGCGGGCGCGGATGCTTACTCCGGCCGGCGGCTCTTGCTCTTCAACCTGGAGTACCGCAGCCGGCCCATCGTCGTGAAGACGGTGCACTTGGGCGGCGTGCTCTTCTGGGACTCGGGCAGCGCCTTCAATGACCGGCCCGCCATGGTGCACACGGTGGGCATGGGCCTGCGGCTGCTCTTCCCGCAGTTCAACGTCCTGCCCTTCCGCGTGGACTTCGGCTACGTGCTCAACGACGCCCGGCCGCCGGTGGGCAGCCGCTTCTCCTTCGCGGGCGGGCAGATGACGGACGTGCGGCCCAACTTCATGGAGACGCCGCTGTAG
- the msrP gene encoding protein-methionine-sulfoxide reductase catalytic subunit MsrP, with the protein MRDKPPAEPPSSEVTSEKTYLRRRELLKNAGLFAGTAVAVAGGLHLLGRNQTRPMDRFVPDAGLVEQPVAKAMGPYDTDEPRTPYEDVTTYNNFYEFGFDKNDPARFAHTLKPKPWSVVIDGEVHKPRTVDVEQLTSWFSLEERVYRMRCVEAWSMVIPWLGFPLAALLQRVEPTSHAKYVAFTTLLDPEQMPGQRRALLDWPYTEGLRLDEAMNPLTLLATGLYGRQLPNQNGAPLRLVVPWKYGFKGIKSIVRISLTREEPMTTWRLSAPREYGFYANVNPSVPHPRWSQASERRIGDFERRPTLPFNGYAEQVAHLYTGMDLRRFY; encoded by the coding sequence ATGCGTGACAAGCCGCCCGCCGAGCCGCCCAGCTCCGAAGTCACCTCCGAGAAGACGTACCTGCGCCGGCGCGAGCTGCTGAAGAACGCGGGCCTCTTCGCGGGCACGGCCGTCGCCGTCGCCGGAGGGCTGCACCTGCTGGGCCGCAATCAGACGCGCCCCATGGACCGCTTCGTCCCGGACGCGGGCCTGGTGGAACAACCGGTGGCGAAGGCGATGGGCCCCTACGACACGGACGAGCCGCGCACGCCCTACGAGGACGTCACCACCTACAACAACTTCTACGAGTTCGGTTTCGACAAGAACGACCCGGCCCGCTTCGCGCACACGCTGAAGCCGAAGCCGTGGAGCGTCGTCATCGACGGCGAGGTGCACAAGCCGCGGACGGTGGACGTGGAGCAGCTCACGTCCTGGTTTTCTTTGGAGGAGCGCGTCTACCGCATGCGTTGCGTGGAGGCCTGGTCCATGGTGATTCCGTGGCTGGGCTTCCCGCTGGCGGCGCTGCTCCAGCGCGTGGAGCCGACCAGCCACGCGAAGTACGTCGCCTTCACCACGCTGCTGGACCCGGAGCAGATGCCGGGCCAGCGCCGCGCCCTATTGGATTGGCCGTACACAGAAGGGCTGCGCCTGGACGAGGCGATGAACCCGCTCACGCTGCTGGCCACGGGGCTCTACGGCCGGCAGTTGCCCAACCAGAACGGCGCGCCGCTGCGGCTCGTGGTGCCGTGGAAGTATGGCTTCAAGGGCATCAAGTCCATTGTCCGCATCAGCCTCACGCGGGAGGAGCCCATGACGACGTGGCGGCTGTCCGCGCCGCGCGAGTACGGCTTCTACGCCAACGTGAATCCTTCCGTGCCCCATCCGCGCTGGAGCCAGGCCAGCGAGCGCCGCATCGGTGACTTCGAGCGCCGCCCCACGCTGCCCTTCAATGGCTACGCGGAGCAGGTGGCCCACCTCTACACCGGCATGGACCTGCGCCGGTTCTACTGA
- a CDS encoding serine/threonine-protein kinase → MMESNAPTNGAPPDVADPMLGRVLNERFRILETLGAGGMGRVYKAVQSPLDRLVALKVLNPQYGEGKDPGFQKRFFLEASVTAKLRHPNTVTVIDYGKTEDGIYYIAMEYLEGLTLGQLLTQMGPLPWPRALNITQQIARSLREAHKVGLIHRDLKPANVMVLNQETDHDVVKVLDFGLVKSFIGDAAPVPQDTSITQAGIILGSPQYMAPEQARNIADPRSDVYSMGVVLYQMLMGRPPFLAAQSIDVIVKHINELPPAFGSLYPNHGIPGEVEALVMKCLAKTPPERYQSMDEVMEAMRRTMSTVGVSGAFSGARFAGAGVSGVGGSGPISGPHGSGPHGAAGSGPATVALDISVEEAPVKGGRKPLGLLLGGGALLVGLGAALVVAMRPNPPAEPIVTPPPPATAQAAPEAASPPAESAVGESDEELALAPLTRPTVEPVRFLIVSDPMGARVTYQGKDLGETPLNLEVAPDASGVAEAALTFTLDGYQRARAVAKGAGPEERFTLKLQPKKKASTRPGKAPDSSPYKDDPYN, encoded by the coding sequence ATGATGGAAAGCAACGCCCCGACGAATGGCGCCCCACCCGACGTCGCGGACCCCATGCTGGGCCGGGTCCTGAACGAGCGCTTCCGCATCCTGGAGACGCTTGGCGCCGGAGGCATGGGCCGCGTCTACAAGGCCGTGCAGTCACCGCTGGACCGGCTGGTGGCGCTCAAGGTGCTCAACCCGCAGTACGGCGAGGGCAAGGACCCCGGCTTCCAGAAGCGCTTCTTCCTGGAGGCCAGCGTCACCGCGAAGCTGCGCCACCCGAACACCGTCACCGTCATCGACTACGGCAAGACGGAAGACGGCATCTACTACATCGCCATGGAGTACCTGGAGGGGCTGACGCTGGGCCAGCTCCTCACGCAGATGGGCCCGCTGCCGTGGCCGCGCGCGCTCAACATCACCCAGCAGATCGCCCGCTCGCTGCGCGAGGCGCACAAGGTCGGCCTCATCCACCGCGACCTCAAGCCCGCCAACGTCATGGTCCTCAATCAGGAGACGGACCACGACGTGGTGAAGGTGCTCGACTTCGGCCTGGTGAAGTCCTTCATCGGCGACGCGGCGCCCGTGCCGCAGGACACGTCCATCACGCAGGCGGGCATCATCCTGGGCTCGCCGCAGTACATGGCGCCGGAGCAGGCGCGCAACATCGCCGACCCGCGCAGTGACGTGTACAGCATGGGCGTGGTGCTCTATCAGATGCTGATGGGGCGGCCGCCCTTCCTGGCCGCGCAGAGCATCGACGTCATCGTCAAACACATCAACGAGCTGCCGCCCGCCTTCGGCTCGCTCTACCCCAACCATGGCATCCCCGGAGAGGTGGAGGCCCTGGTGATGAAGTGCCTGGCCAAGACGCCACCGGAACGCTACCAGTCCATGGACGAGGTGATGGAGGCCATGCGCCGCACCATGTCCACGGTGGGCGTCAGCGGCGCCTTCAGTGGCGCGCGCTTCGCGGGCGCTGGCGTCAGTGGCGTCGGTGGCAGCGGCCCCATCAGCGGCCCCCACGGCAGCGGTCCCCACGGCGCGGCCGGCTCCGGTCCCGCCACCGTGGCGCTGGACATCTCCGTGGAGGAGGCGCCGGTCAAAGGCGGCCGCAAGCCGCTGGGCCTGCTCCTCGGTGGCGGCGCGCTGCTGGTGGGCCTTGGCGCGGCCCTGGTGGTGGCGATGCGCCCCAACCCGCCCGCCGAGCCCATCGTCACACCGCCACCGCCCGCCACCGCCCAGGCCGCGCCCGAGGCCGCCAGCCCGCCCGCGGAGTCCGCGGTGGGTGAGTCCGACGAGGAGCTGGCCCTGGCGCCGCTGACGCGGCCCACCGTGGAGCCGGTGCGCTTCCTCATCGTCAGCGACCCCATGGGTGCGCGGGTGACGTACCAGGGGAAGGACTTGGGCGAGACGCCCCTGAACCTCGAGGTGGCTCCGGATGCCAGCGGCGTCGCGGAAGCGGCGCTGACCTTCACCCTGGACGGCTACCAGCGCGCCCGCGCCGTCGCCAAGGGCGCGGGCCCCGAAGAGCGCTTCACGCTGAAGCTCCAGCCCAAGAAGAAGGCGAGCACGCGGCCTGGAAAGGCCCCAGACTCGTCGCCCTACAAGGACGACCCGTACAATTGA
- a CDS encoding sulfite oxidase heme-binding subunit YedZ, translating to MASSPYHPWLNPALVVGGLSPLLMLAVQGPRGELGPNAIEAALHQTGLLALVLLLASLACTPLRLVAGWTWPARVRRTLGLLAFTYAVAHFLVYAVLDQGLAWGALWADVTERPFITVGFAALVLLVPLAVTSTNRWVRRLGFPRWQRLHRLAYVAAALGVVHFVWRVKKDITEPLIYGAVLALLMAIRVGEAMRKRRARAAAAARNPA from the coding sequence ATGGCCTCGTCTCCGTATCATCCCTGGCTCAACCCCGCGCTCGTCGTGGGGGGCCTGTCGCCGCTGCTGATGCTCGCCGTCCAGGGCCCGCGGGGCGAGCTGGGGCCCAACGCGATTGAAGCCGCGCTCCACCAGACGGGGCTGCTGGCGCTGGTGCTGCTGCTGGCCTCGCTGGCGTGCACGCCGCTGCGGCTGGTGGCGGGGTGGACGTGGCCCGCGCGCGTGCGCCGCACCCTGGGCCTGCTGGCCTTCACCTACGCGGTGGCGCACTTCCTCGTGTACGCGGTGCTGGACCAGGGGCTGGCGTGGGGCGCGCTGTGGGCGGACGTCACCGAGCGCCCCTTCATCACCGTGGGCTTCGCCGCGCTGGTGCTGCTGGTGCCCCTGGCCGTGACGTCGACGAACCGGTGGGTGAGGCGGCTGGGCTTTCCGCGCTGGCAGCGGCTGCACCGGCTGGCCTACGTGGCCGCGGCGCTGGGCGTGGTGCACTTCGTGTGGCGCGTGAAGAAGGACATCACCGAGCCGCTCATCTACGGCGCGGTGCTGGCGCTGCTGATGGCCATCCGCGTGGGTGAAGCCATGCGAAAACGCCGGGCCCGCGCCGCTGCGGCGGCCCGGAACCCGGCGTGA
- a CDS encoding endonuclease: MTSVVGPRRSPLLARPTTETARETTSSPRTTSSAATSSFQPARPGLEGTTPSMLTKLGAVFVPQTPTATQAAASHLKAAVGTRAAALVHSTTPNADIKDHTTIESTIDVPEDATVESLKLNLDIEHTYRGDLKVTLTSPSGKSAVVSDRKGGSADGLTGAFDLSAFKGEPTKGTWMLEVQDAARGDTGTLKSWGLDIAPQTPVTEPEAPEEPEGGLFEGLRDGALLDALQDYSSGKKVVSYNEARRLMFSSLDVNENGNVVCVYTGAEVKGGKIPNNSVMNTEHTWPQSKGATGAAKSDLHHLYPTDSKANSRRSSFPFGEVVNVRWSQNGAKLGTDARGNMVFEPPDSHKGNVARAMFYFSATYNKPISSDEEAALKAWNKLDTVDAAEIERNRRIATIQGNSNAFVEDAALADRIKDF; encoded by the coding sequence ATGACCAGCGTCGTCGGCCCCCGCCGCTCGCCCCTCCTCGCTCGCCCGACCACCGAAACCGCCCGTGAGACGACGTCCTCCCCCCGGACGACCTCCTCCGCGGCCACCAGTTCGTTCCAGCCCGCGCGGCCGGGACTCGAGGGCACAACGCCTTCGATGCTGACGAAGCTCGGCGCGGTCTTCGTTCCCCAGACGCCCACTGCGACGCAGGCGGCGGCCTCCCACCTGAAGGCCGCGGTCGGCACACGGGCGGCGGCGCTGGTCCACAGCACGACGCCCAACGCCGACATCAAGGACCACACCACCATCGAGAGCACCATCGACGTCCCCGAGGACGCCACGGTGGAGTCGCTCAAGCTCAACCTGGACATCGAGCACACCTACCGGGGAGACCTGAAGGTGACGCTGACCTCGCCGTCCGGCAAGAGCGCGGTGGTGTCGGACCGCAAGGGCGGTTCGGCGGATGGCCTGACCGGCGCCTTCGACCTGTCCGCGTTCAAGGGCGAGCCCACGAAGGGCACCTGGATGCTGGAGGTGCAGGACGCGGCGCGCGGCGACACCGGCACGCTGAAGTCGTGGGGCCTGGACATCGCCCCGCAGACGCCAGTGACGGAGCCCGAGGCGCCGGAAGAACCCGAAGGTGGCCTCTTCGAGGGCCTGCGCGACGGCGCGCTGCTGGACGCGCTCCAGGACTACTCGTCCGGCAAGAAGGTGGTCAGCTACAACGAGGCCCGCCGGCTGATGTTCTCCAGCCTGGATGTGAATGAGAACGGCAACGTCGTCTGCGTCTACACGGGCGCCGAAGTCAAAGGCGGCAAGATTCCCAACAACTCGGTGATGAACACCGAGCACACCTGGCCCCAGTCGAAGGGCGCCACGGGCGCGGCGAAGAGCGACCTGCACCACCTCTACCCCACCGACAGCAAGGCCAACTCCCGGCGCAGCAGCTTCCCGTTCGGCGAAGTGGTCAACGTGCGGTGGAGCCAGAACGGCGCCAAGCTGGGCACCGACGCGCGCGGCAACATGGTCTTCGAGCCGCCCGACTCCCACAAGGGCAACGTGGCGCGCGCGATGTTCTACTTCTCCGCCACCTACAACAAGCCCATCTCCAGCGACGAGGAGGCGGCGCTCAAGGCGTGGAACAAGCTCGACACGGTGGACGCCGCCGAAATCGAGCGCAACCGCCGCATCGCCACCATCCAGGGCAACTCCAACGCCTTCGTCGAGGACGCGGCGCTGGCCGACCGCATCAAGGACTTCTAG
- a CDS encoding fatty acid desaturase, translating to METSARQLRPAPPGPWGVVIALVVMGAWGGHLAWALTRAELPWVEPLTWLHVALQAWLCTGLFITGHDAMHGTVSGRRWVNEAVGTVACFLFAGLSYRRLVVNHRAHHARPTSEEDPDFSTHSQSFWPWLGTFMARYTTLPQIGVMAAKFNVLLFLGVSQPHILVFWVLPSVLGTLQLFYFGTYLPHRRPETPDMAPHHARTLPRNHLWALLSCFFFGYHWEHHESPGTPWWRLWRLKDARARETALTQSAGTLPGHEGTAR from the coding sequence ATGGAGACTTCCGCCCGCCAACTCCGTCCAGCGCCGCCCGGTCCCTGGGGCGTTGTCATCGCGCTCGTCGTCATGGGCGCGTGGGGCGGGCACCTTGCCTGGGCGCTGACACGCGCGGAGCTGCCGTGGGTGGAGCCGCTCACCTGGCTGCACGTCGCCCTCCAGGCCTGGCTGTGCACGGGCCTCTTCATCACCGGCCACGACGCCATGCACGGCACGGTGTCTGGCCGGCGCTGGGTGAACGAGGCCGTGGGCACGGTCGCCTGCTTCCTCTTCGCGGGGCTGTCCTACCGGCGGCTGGTGGTGAACCACCGTGCCCACCATGCCCGGCCCACGAGTGAGGAGGACCCGGACTTTTCCACTCACAGCCAGTCCTTCTGGCCGTGGCTGGGCACCTTCATGGCCCGCTACACCACGTTGCCCCAGATTGGGGTGATGGCGGCCAAGTTCAACGTGCTGCTCTTCCTGGGCGTCTCCCAGCCGCACATCCTCGTCTTCTGGGTGCTGCCCTCGGTGCTGGGCACGTTGCAGCTCTTCTACTTCGGCACCTACCTGCCGCACCGGCGCCCGGAGACGCCGGACATGGCCCCGCACCACGCGCGCACGCTGCCGCGCAATCATCTGTGGGCCCTGCTGTCGTGCTTCTTCTTCGGCTACCACTGGGAGCACCACGAGTCCCCAGGCACGCCCTGGTGGCGGCTGTGGCGCCTGAAGGACGCCCGTGCCCGTGAGACCGCGCTGACGCAGAGCGCCGGGACGCTCCCGGGACACGAAGGCACTGCCCGGTAA
- a CDS encoding ABC transporter substrate-binding protein — protein sequence MNARLSELLSGAPPYPRRVVCLTEETTEVLYRLGAEDLVVGVSGFTVRPPQARKKPRVSSFLDANFERILELKPDLVLGFSDLQADIGRELAKRGVPVYLFNQRSIAEILQSVRLTGALVGRPEAAEALAAELTANLERHADAAESLPRRPRIFFEEWHEPLISGIRWCSELVELVGGVDVCRESRASQGAQGRIFAPEEVARRDPEGVIASWCGRKAKREKIVARPGWTGVRAVVDDQLYEVKSSLILQPGPAALSDGVDRLAKIVAAVARGEKLPPLRDGELRSAGA from the coding sequence ATGAATGCCCGCCTGTCCGAGCTGCTCTCCGGTGCGCCGCCCTATCCCCGCCGCGTCGTGTGTCTCACCGAGGAGACGACGGAGGTGCTCTACCGCCTGGGCGCGGAGGACCTGGTGGTGGGTGTATCCGGCTTCACCGTGCGTCCGCCCCAGGCTCGCAAGAAGCCGCGTGTCAGCTCATTCCTGGACGCGAACTTCGAGCGCATCCTGGAGCTGAAGCCGGACCTGGTGCTGGGCTTCTCCGACTTGCAGGCGGACATCGGCCGCGAGCTGGCGAAGCGGGGCGTGCCCGTCTACCTGTTCAACCAGCGCTCCATCGCCGAAATCCTCCAGTCGGTGCGGCTGACGGGCGCGCTGGTGGGGCGGCCCGAGGCCGCGGAGGCGCTGGCCGCCGAGCTCACCGCGAACCTGGAGCGGCACGCGGACGCCGCGGAGTCGCTTCCACGCCGGCCACGCATCTTCTTCGAGGAGTGGCATGAGCCGCTCATCTCCGGCATCCGCTGGTGTTCGGAGCTGGTGGAGCTGGTGGGCGGCGTGGACGTGTGCCGGGAGTCGCGCGCGTCGCAGGGGGCGCAGGGCCGCATCTTCGCGCCGGAGGAGGTGGCGCGGCGCGACCCGGAGGGCGTCATCGCCAGCTGGTGCGGGCGCAAGGCGAAGCGGGAGAAAATCGTCGCCCGCCCCGGGTGGACCGGGGTCCGGGCGGTGGTGGATGACCAGCTCTACGAGGTGAAGAGCTCGCTCATCCTCCAGCCGGGGCCGGCCGCCCTGTCGGACGGCGTGGACCGGCTGGCGAAAATCGTCGCGGCGGTGGCGCGGGGCGAGAAGCTGCCGCCCCTGCGCGATGGGGAGCTGCGCTCCGCGGGGGCCTAG
- a CDS encoding response regulator: protein MKAGTLPEPLPLRTTTETTRPLGARPVTGTAPQRVLLVDDSRSIRTLLKIYLMARNFEFLEAESAEEGLKVSEAEPVDLVLTDFHMDGMNGADFAAQIRASANPRLAKVPILMMTGDPNVAEVRALGQKAGISAFVRKPVSCAQLMTLVDTILPLPRK, encoded by the coding sequence ATGAAGGCCGGAACCCTCCCCGAGCCCCTCCCCCTCCGCACCACGACGGAGACGACCCGCCCCCTGGGCGCGCGCCCCGTCACGGGCACGGCTCCGCAGCGTGTGCTGTTGGTGGATGACAGCCGCTCCATCCGCACGCTGCTGAAGATCTACCTGATGGCCCGCAACTTCGAGTTCCTCGAAGCGGAGTCCGCCGAGGAAGGCCTCAAGGTGTCGGAAGCGGAGCCGGTGGACCTGGTCCTCACGGACTTCCACATGGATGGGATGAACGGCGCGGACTTCGCCGCGCAGATTCGTGCCAGCGCCAACCCGCGGCTGGCCAAGGTGCCCATCCTGATGATGACGGGCGACCCGAACGTGGCGGAGGTGCGCGCGCTGGGTCAGAAGGCCGGCATCAGCGCCTTCGTCCGCAAGCCGGTGAGCTGCGCGCAGCTCATGACGCTGGTGGACACCATCCTCCCGCTGCCGCGCAAGTAG